In the genome of Rhodamnia argentea isolate NSW1041297 chromosome 3, ASM2092103v1, whole genome shotgun sequence, one region contains:
- the LOC115743090 gene encoding type I inositol polyphosphate 5-phosphatase 2: MRTWRGNWSEAFWPSVVMKKWLNIKPKVYDFSEDEADTETESEDDASSSKDERVRRSGNYSHTMQRNQPECPNPTSAESRVKCSQFRHRRGKSETLRAQYINTKDVRVTIGTWNVAGRPPSDDLEIDDWLCTKEPADMYIIGFQEVVPLNAGNVFGAEDSRPIPKWEAIIRRTLNRPLEAETRHKSYSAPPSPVLRTSSAADSLADEAETRAFEMMSEQYAGTSCDFDLEPQNFQEMMGLGTNLHIERIFSKDTLSQFDWPERPLDTTPQLSAGAKLRRVLSSSGRIGSTWTDTSLLFSSQNFFVNSSPLRRSYRSFGDLGLALMEAQRTPNVLDSPLDAVDSYSEEEDDSFVETTPVQHMNEVKTDKAKQRPRYVRIVSKQMVGIYISIWVRRRLRRHINNLRVSPVGVGLMGYMGNKGSVSVSMSLFQSSICFVCSHLASGQKDGAEQRRNSDVYEILRRTRFSPVFNSDRPQTIPCHDIQFGDLNYRLGMLDAEVRKLVAKEQWDELMNYDRLSRELRGGHVFGGWKEGTINFPPTYKYEINSDRYVGQNPREGEKRRSPAWCDRILWLGKGIKQLSYKRAEIRLSDHRPVSSIFSVEVEVLDHRKLQRAINFTSAAVQPELLLDEDEL; encoded by the exons ATGAGAACCTGGAGAGGAAACTGGTCCGAG GCATTCTGGCCTTCCGTTGTGATGAAGAAATGGCTCAACATCAAGCCGAAGGTGTATGACTTCAGCGAAGACGAGGCCGACACCGAGACCGAGAGCGAAGatgatg CTTCCTCCTCGAAAGATGAAAGAGTTCGTCGAAGCGGCAATTATTCTCACACTATGCAGAGGAACCAGCCCGAATGCCCGAATCCAACTTCAG CAGAATCGCGTGTGAAGTGCTCTCAGTTCAGACACAGAAGAGGGAAGTCAGAGACTTTGCGTGCTCAGTACATTAATACAAAGGATGTGAG GGTGACTATAGGCACTTGGAATGTTGCTGGGAGACCTCCGAGTGATGATCTTGAGATCGATGATTGGCTTTGCACCAAAGAGCCGGCGGATATGTACATCATTGg GTTCCAGGAAGTGGTTCCGTTGAACGCTGGCAATGTGTTTGGAGCAGAGGATAGCAGGCCGATACCGAAATGGGAGGCTATTATCCGTAGAACCTTGAACAGGCCTTTGGAAGCTGAAACCAGGCACAAGAGCTACAGCGCTCCACCCTCTCCAGTACTAAGAACTTCCTCCGCTGCTGATTCGCTAGCAGATGAGGCGGAGACTCGCGCATTTGAGATGATGAGTGAGCAATATGCTGGAACAAGCTGTGACTTTGACCTGGAACCGCAAAACTTTCAGGAAATGATGGGTTTGGGGACGAATTTACATATAGAGAGGATATTTAGTAAAGACACCCTCAGTCAATTTGACTGGCCCGAACGTCCACTGGATACAACTCCTCAACTCTCTGCCGGCGCCAAATTGCGAAGAGTACTCAGTAGTTCTGGAAGGATTGGCTCTACATGGACAGACACTTCTTTACTTTTCAGTTCTCAAAACTTTTTTGTTAATAGCAGCCCATTAAGGAGATCATACAGGAGCTTTGGAGATCTAGGATTGGCTCTGATGGAGGCCCAACGGACGCCCAATGTTCTTGACTCCCCTCTTGATGCTGTAGATAGTTATtcagaagaggaagatgatagTTTTGTGGAAACAACTCCAGTGCAGCATATGAATGAAGTTAAAACAGATAAGGCAAAGCAACGCCCTAGATATGTTCGGATAGTCAGCAAGCAGATGGTAGGAATATACATTTCGATCTGGGTGCGTAGGAGGTTGAGGAGACACATAAACAATCTCAGAGTCTCTCCTGTCGGCGTCGGTCTTATGGGTTACATGGGAAATAAG GGATCTGTATCCGTGAGCATGTCGCTTTTCCAGTCATCAATATGCTTTGTTTGTTCCCACCTGGCCTCCGGTCAGAAGGATGGAGCCGAACAAAGACGCAATTCCGATGTGTATGAGATCCTACGCCGTACTCGTTTTTCACCTGTCTTCAATTCTGATCGACCACAGACAATTCCATGTCACGA TATTCAGTTCGGAGATTTGAATTACCGTCTCGGTATGTTGGATGCGGAAGTAAGAAAGCTTGTTGCTAAGGAACAGTGGGATGAACTCATGAACTATGATCGG TTAAGCAGAGAGCTCCGTGGAGGACATGTTTTTGGGGGATGGAAAGAAGGCACGATAAACTTTCCGCCGACTTACAAATATGAAATCAACTCCGACAGATACGTTGGCCAAAACCcgagagaaggggaaaaaagaagatcgCCGGCATG GTGCGACCGGATACTGTGGTTGGGGAAAGGAATAAAGCAACTTTCTTACAAACGAGCAGAGATAAGGCTCTCGGATCATCGGCCTGTCAGTTCAATCTTCTCGGTGGAAGTCGAAGTTCTGGACCATCGGAAACTCCAGAGGGCTATCAATTTCACGAGTGCTGCCGTACAGCCCGAACTCCTGCTGGATGAAGATGAACTATAA
- the LOC115743091 gene encoding tobamovirus multiplication protein 2A: MACRGFLECLLKLLNFLLTLAGLAMVGYGIYLFVVYMNSSSDTVSVSPVGTGGNLIELGRPMLTTVSLSSSIFDDLPKAWFIYLFIGVGVILVVISCFGCIGAATRNGCCLSCYSVLVILLILVELGCAAFIYFDSSWEDELPTDNTGDFDMIYDFLKEHWSIVKWVALGIVVLEALVFLLALLVRAANRPVEYDSDDEYIASRQQIRQPFLNRPPPATGVPVAGTLDQRPVRSDAWTARMREKYGLDTSEFTYNPSESGRYQQVPPQTAEERSRCTIM; this comes from the exons ATGGCGTGCAGAGGGTTCTTGGAGTGCCTTTTGAAGCTCTTGAACTTCTTGCTAACGCTTGCGGGTTTGGCAATGGTGGGATATGGGATCTACTTGTTCGTCGTGTACATGAATTCATCCAGCGACACTGTCTCAGTCTCGCCTGTGGGCACTGGTGGGAATTTGATAGAGCTTGGCAGACCGATGCTCACAACAGTCTCTCTGTCAAGCAgcatttttgatgatttgcccaAAGCTTG GTTTATATACTTATTTATTGGTGTCGGAGTCATCCTCGTCGTCATATCTTGTTTTGGTTGTATTGGAGCTGCTACACGGAATGGATGCTGCCTGTCTTGT TACTCAGTGCTGGTGATCTTATTGATCTTGGTAGAGCTTGGTTGTGCTGCTTTCATATACTTTGACAGTAGCTGGGAAGAT GAACTTCCTACGGACAATACTGGGGACTTTGACATGATATATGATTTTCTGAAAGAGCACTGGAGTATTGTCAAATGGGTCGCTCTTGGGATAGTTGTATTGGAG GCATTGGTCTTCTTGTTAGCTCTTTTGGTTAGGGCTGCAAACAGGCCGGTGGAGTATGACAGTGACGATGAGTATATTGCTTCAAGACAACAGATCCGTCAGCCATTTCTCAACAGGCCACCACCAGCAACTGGTGTACCTGTTGCTGGCACCCTTGATCAGCGACCAGTCAGAAGCGATGCCTGGACTGCTCGCATGAGGGAAAAG TACGGGCTAGACACCTCCGAGTTTACATACAACCCATCCGAGTCAGGCAGGTATCAGCAAGTGCCTCCGCAGACTGCAGAAGAAAGGAGTCGCTGCACTATCATGTAG
- the LOC115743181 gene encoding two-component response regulator-like APRR2 isoform X1: protein MVCTASDLQEWKDFPKGLKVLLLDQDSDSASEIRSKLELMDYTVSTFCNEDEALLAIASKPDSFHIALVEVNTSCDGSFQFLEAARDLPTIMMSNNHCLSTMMKCIALGAVEFLPKPLCEDKLRNIWQHVAHKAFNAGVGGVSDSLKPVKETLVSMLQLPVKNEDENNDESVETRKASLHETDREMSTASDKYPAPSTPQLKRGTLLLDDGDCQDQTNSTVEKESGEQDGESKFVETTCDDSMSENPREAQGQRVREGPVKEEDNSADNSKCESMVSPLSENKDGPRDSHGSDDNLSKASSLRNSVGTRVNRKKMKVDWTPELHKKFVQAVEQLGVDQAIPSRILDLMKVEGLTRHNVASHLQKYRMHRRHILPKEDERRWPHSRDGVARSYYPHRPIMAYPPHHSGHPLPPGAAYPVWAPPSNHPAGLQMWGPPGYPPWHTPENWHWKPAYPGFQMHADVWGCPVMPPSHHSPGFAFPPNAPGCHGPDRLENSFAGNLFDYHPDEEVIDNIVKEAISKPWLPLPLGLKPPSTDSVLAELSRQGIPSIPPHANRPGPC from the exons ATGGTTTGCACCGCCAGTGATCTACAAGAATGGAAGGACTTCCCAAAGGGGCTCAAGGTCCTTCTTCTTGACCAAGATTCTGATTCTGCATCAGAGATAAGATCAAAGCTGGAGTTAATGGACTATACTG TTTCTACATTCTGCAATGAGGACGAGGCTCTATTGGCAATAGCAAGCAAACCTGATAGCTTCCACATAGCTTTGGTAGAG GTGAATACAAGCTGTGATGGCAGTTTCCAGTTCCTTGAAGCCGCTAGAGACTTGCCTACCATCA TGATGTCAAATAACCATTGTCTCAGCACCATGATGAAATGCATAGCC CTTGGTGCGGTGGAGTTCCTCCCCAAGCCGCTCTGTGAGGACAAGCTCAGGAATATTTGGCAGCATGTCGCCCACAAG GCATTTAATGCAGGGGTCGGAGGGGTCTCGGATTCTTTGAAACCCGTCAAAGAAACTTTGGTCTCCATGTTGCAGCTTCCAGTGAAAAATGAGGATGAGAACAATGACGAGTCAGTAGAAACGAGAAAAGCATCCCTTCATGAAACCGATCGAGAGATGTCCACCGCGAGTGATAAGTATCCAGCGCCATCGACTCCGCAGTTGAAGCGAGGCACGCTGCTCCTGGATGATGGGGATTGCCAAGATCAAACCAACAGCACAGTCGAGAAGGAGAGCGGGGAGCAAGATGGAGAGTCAAAATTCGTCGAAACAACTTGTGATGATTCAATGTCTGAGAACCCCCGGGAAGCTCAAGGCCAGAGAGTTAGGGAGGGGCCGGTAAAAGAGGAGGACAATTCAGCCGACAACTCTAAGTGCGAGAGCATGGTATCTCCGCTCTCCGAAAACAAAGATGGGCCCCGCGATTCACATGGTTCCGACGATAATCTAAGCAAAGCATCTAGTCTTCGTAATTCTGTCGGAACACGGGTTAacaggaagaagatgaag GTTGACTGGACGCCAGAACTGCACAAGAAATTTGTGCAGGCGGTGGAGCAGCTTGGTGTGGACCAAGCCATACCTTCTCGCATACTTGACCTTATGAAAGTCGAAGGCCTGACAAGGCATAACGTGGCGAGTCATCTCCAG AAATACCGTATGCATAGGAGACACATCTTGCCCAAGGAAGACGAACGAAGATGGCCGCACTCTCGCGATGGGGTCGCCAGGAGTTACTATCCGCATCGACCCATCATGGCCTATCCGCCTCACCACTCTGGTCACCCCCTTCCACCAGGAGCAGCCTATCCAGTGTGGGCGCCGCCCAGTAACCATCCGGCTGGCTTGCAGATGTGGGGGCCGCCTGGCTATCCGCCATGGCACACTCCTGAAAACTGGCATTGGAAGCCTGCCTATCCTGGG TTTCAGATGCACGCCGACGTGTGGGGTTGCCCAGTGATGCCGCCTTCTCATCACAGTCCCGGCTTTGCCTTTCCTCCG AATGCACCCGGTTGCCATGGTCCCGACAGGTTGGAAAACAGCTTCGCCGGAAACTTGTTTGATTATCATCCG GATGAGGAAGTAATTGACAACATTGTGAAGGAGGCGATAAGCAAGCCATGGCTGCCTTTGCCCTTGGGGCTCAAGCCTCCTTCCACGGACTCTGTCCTAGCCGAGCTCTCCAGGCAAGGTATCCCCAGCATCCCTCCCCATGCTAACCGCCCCGGCCCGTGCTGA
- the LOC115743181 gene encoding two-component response regulator-like APRR2 isoform X2: MVCTASDLQEWKDFPKGLKVLLLDQDSDSASEIRSKLELMDYTVSTFCNEDEALLAIASKPDSFHIALVEVNTSCDGSFQFLEAARDLPTIMMSNNHCLSTMMKCIALGAVEFLPKPLCEDKLRNIWQHVAHKAFNAGVGGVSDSLKPVKETLVSMLQLPVKNEDENNDESVETRKASLHETDREMSTASDKYPAPSTPQLKRGTLLLDDGDCQDQTNSTVEKESGEQDGESKFVETTCDDSMSENPREAQGQRVREGPVKEEDNSADNSKCESMVSPLSENKDGPRDSHGSDDNLSKASSLRNSVGTRVNRKKMKVDWTPELHKKFVQAVEQLGVDQAIPSRILDLMKVEGLTRHNVASHLQKYRMHRRHILPKEDERRWPHSRDGVARSYYPHRPIMAYPPHHSGHPLPPGAAYPVWAPPSNHPAGLQMWGPPGYPPWHTPENWHWKPAYPGMHADVWGCPVMPPSHHSPGFAFPPNAPGCHGPDRLENSFAGNLFDYHPDEEVIDNIVKEAISKPWLPLPLGLKPPSTDSVLAELSRQGIPSIPPHANRPGPC; encoded by the exons ATGGTTTGCACCGCCAGTGATCTACAAGAATGGAAGGACTTCCCAAAGGGGCTCAAGGTCCTTCTTCTTGACCAAGATTCTGATTCTGCATCAGAGATAAGATCAAAGCTGGAGTTAATGGACTATACTG TTTCTACATTCTGCAATGAGGACGAGGCTCTATTGGCAATAGCAAGCAAACCTGATAGCTTCCACATAGCTTTGGTAGAG GTGAATACAAGCTGTGATGGCAGTTTCCAGTTCCTTGAAGCCGCTAGAGACTTGCCTACCATCA TGATGTCAAATAACCATTGTCTCAGCACCATGATGAAATGCATAGCC CTTGGTGCGGTGGAGTTCCTCCCCAAGCCGCTCTGTGAGGACAAGCTCAGGAATATTTGGCAGCATGTCGCCCACAAG GCATTTAATGCAGGGGTCGGAGGGGTCTCGGATTCTTTGAAACCCGTCAAAGAAACTTTGGTCTCCATGTTGCAGCTTCCAGTGAAAAATGAGGATGAGAACAATGACGAGTCAGTAGAAACGAGAAAAGCATCCCTTCATGAAACCGATCGAGAGATGTCCACCGCGAGTGATAAGTATCCAGCGCCATCGACTCCGCAGTTGAAGCGAGGCACGCTGCTCCTGGATGATGGGGATTGCCAAGATCAAACCAACAGCACAGTCGAGAAGGAGAGCGGGGAGCAAGATGGAGAGTCAAAATTCGTCGAAACAACTTGTGATGATTCAATGTCTGAGAACCCCCGGGAAGCTCAAGGCCAGAGAGTTAGGGAGGGGCCGGTAAAAGAGGAGGACAATTCAGCCGACAACTCTAAGTGCGAGAGCATGGTATCTCCGCTCTCCGAAAACAAAGATGGGCCCCGCGATTCACATGGTTCCGACGATAATCTAAGCAAAGCATCTAGTCTTCGTAATTCTGTCGGAACACGGGTTAacaggaagaagatgaag GTTGACTGGACGCCAGAACTGCACAAGAAATTTGTGCAGGCGGTGGAGCAGCTTGGTGTGGACCAAGCCATACCTTCTCGCATACTTGACCTTATGAAAGTCGAAGGCCTGACAAGGCATAACGTGGCGAGTCATCTCCAG AAATACCGTATGCATAGGAGACACATCTTGCCCAAGGAAGACGAACGAAGATGGCCGCACTCTCGCGATGGGGTCGCCAGGAGTTACTATCCGCATCGACCCATCATGGCCTATCCGCCTCACCACTCTGGTCACCCCCTTCCACCAGGAGCAGCCTATCCAGTGTGGGCGCCGCCCAGTAACCATCCGGCTGGCTTGCAGATGTGGGGGCCGCCTGGCTATCCGCCATGGCACACTCCTGAAAACTGGCATTGGAAGCCTGCCTATCCTGGG ATGCACGCCGACGTGTGGGGTTGCCCAGTGATGCCGCCTTCTCATCACAGTCCCGGCTTTGCCTTTCCTCCG AATGCACCCGGTTGCCATGGTCCCGACAGGTTGGAAAACAGCTTCGCCGGAAACTTGTTTGATTATCATCCG GATGAGGAAGTAATTGACAACATTGTGAAGGAGGCGATAAGCAAGCCATGGCTGCCTTTGCCCTTGGGGCTCAAGCCTCCTTCCACGGACTCTGTCCTAGCCGAGCTCTCCAGGCAAGGTATCCCCAGCATCCCTCCCCATGCTAACCGCCCCGGCCCGTGCTGA